One Fictibacillus halophilus genomic window, CCTATCGCGGTATCTTTAATATCAGTAGCAGAGTTTGCTCCCATATTCTTGTTTTCATTTATCGGTGGAACGTTTGCTGATAGATGGAAACCAAAAAAGACGATGATTTGGTGTGATTTATTAAGCGCTGTTTCTATCTTTGTCGTATTATTAACGCTGCTTTTTGGAAGCTGGAAGGTAATATTCTTTGCAACGCTCGTTTCATCGATTTTGTCTCAATTTTCTCAGCCATCAGGTATGAAGTTATTTAAGATTCATGTACCTGAGGAAATGGTGCAGTTAGGGATGTCGATGTATCAAACACTTTTTGCTGTATTTATGATTCTAGGTCCAATTCTCGGAACTTACGTATACCAGCAATTTGGGATTACAGCTGCAATCGCAATCATGGGAATAGCGTTCGTATTGTCTGCTGTAATTCTTCTATTGCTTCCTCCTGATGAAGAAGTAGAAAAAACGGAAGAGAAACCATCTATTTGGTTAGAGATGAAAGAAGGTTTCAGCTATGTGCTAAACAGACGCTCTTTAACCTTACTAGGTGCGTGTTTTGCTGTAGCCGGATTAGCTTTAGGCTTAACACAGCCGTTAACCGTCTTCTTAGTAACAGAACAACTAGGTCTTCCGAAAGAAGAGCTTCAATGGCTCATGGCCGCTTTCGGTACTGGAATGATTCTAG contains:
- a CDS encoding MFS transporter; translated protein: MGMLFQNKVIRTILFSVLFLQIGIWVRNYSILLYVIEKTNENPIAVSLISVAEFAPIFLFSFIGGTFADRWKPKKTMIWCDLLSAVSIFVVLLTLLFGSWKVIFFATLVSSILSQFSQPSGMKLFKIHVPEEMVQLGMSMYQTLFAVFMILGPILGTYVYQQFGITAAIAIMGIAFVLSAVILLLLPPDEEVEKTEEKPSIWLEMKEGFSYVLNRRSLTLLGACFAVAGLALGLTQPLTVFLVTEQLGLPKEELQWLMAAFGTGMILGGGLTIGIASKVKPQLLLALGMGASAIGFMIMGFSEHFWLTLSAEFISGLFMPCVHIGINTLILQNTEAKFIGRVNGILNPLFMGAMVLTMSITGWLKETFSLVLMFEGAALLFAIGILTMLPLIRQKGVSVAEVEKA